A single region of the Anoplolepis gracilipes chromosome 1, ASM4749672v1, whole genome shotgun sequence genome encodes:
- the LOC140666466 gene encoding histone H2A-like — MSGRGKGGKIKGKAKSRSNRAGLQFPVGRIHRLLRKGNYAERVGAGAPVYLAAVMEYLAAEVLELAGNAARDNKKTRIIPRHLQLAIRNDEELNKLLSGVTIAQGGVLPNIQAVLLPKKTEKKA; from the coding sequence ATGTCTGGACGTGGCAAAGGTGGCAAAATAAAAGGCAAGGCGAAGAGCCGTTCCAATCGAGCTGGATTGCAATTTCCCGTGGGCCGTATTCATCGACTGTTGAGAAAGGGAAATTATGCCGAACGCGTTGGTGCCGGTGCACCGGTGTATTTGGCCGCCGTGATGGAATACCTCGCCGCTGAAGTATTGGAATTGGCTGGCAACGCGGCTCGTGACAACAAGAAGACGAGAATCATTCCTCGTCATTTGCAACTTGCCATCCGTAATGACGAGGAGCTGAACAAGCTATTGTCTGGTGTAACCATCGCTCAAGGTGGTGTTTTGCCAAACATTCAAGCAGTGTTATTGCCGAAGAAGACGGAAAAGAAAGCATAA